Genomic segment of Candidatus Polarisedimenticolaceae bacterium:
GTCGATCTTGTCCTGCGGGAAGGCCGGGTTGCGGAGCACGTCCACGAAGACCTTCAGGACGTCGTCGAAATCCTGCTTGAGGCAGTTCATCGACGCGCCGGAGACGTCGTCGTCGACGAACGTCTCGACGTTGGCGGCCTTCGCGGCGAGGAACTCGTCCATCGTGTCGGCGGGCATGGAGGCGGTTCCGCCCGAACGCTGCGCCTGACCCAGGACCGAGCCGAGCCCGATCTTGTCGGCGGGCTCGAGGTAGGAGCCGGCGCGCACGCGGGCGGTCACGGTGATCAGCGGCAGCTCGGTGTCGGGCATGAGCCACACGCGCATGCCGTTCTTGAGGGTGAACGACTCCGTCTGCGGGACCTTGAAGTCCGGCAGGGTCGGGTACTTGATGTCGGTGTAGACCTTCGCCTGGGCGAAGGCCGGGAGCGCCGAGAGGACGATCGCGGCGGCGAGGAGCAGGCTCTTCGTTCGCTTCATGGTTCCGGCTCCTAGTTCGACGCCGCGGCGTCGCTGTTCTCGAGCATCGCCACGGTCCGGTTGTTCTTGACGAAGGTGGCCTTCGCGACGCGCAGGATGTCTTCCTTCGTCACCTTGTCGATCTTCTCGACGGACCGGAAGATCTCCCGCCAGTCCCCGTACCGCGCCTGCGCGGAGGCGAGCTGGATGGCCAGCCCCTGGTTGTCGTCGAGGCCGCGGATGAGGTTGGCCTTGGCCTGCGTCTTCACGCGGGCGAGTTCCTCGTCGGTGACCGGCTCGCTCTGGATCTTCGCGATCTCCTCGCGGATCGCCTCCTGCACCTGCGGGTTCGTCGCCCCCGGCGCGGGGATGGCGAAGAACAGCATGAGGTTCGGGTACTTGTCGCCGGGGTAACCGGGGAACGCCCCCGTCTGGGCGGCGAGCTTCTTGTCGCGGACGAGGCTGCGGTAGAGGCGCGACGTCCGGCCGCTCGAGAGGATGTCCGACATC
This window contains:
- a CDS encoding pitrilysin family protein, with the translated sequence ERRLRTESNPIGRMIEQFGMVAFSSHPYKQPVVGYMSDLMSFSVQDGQAFFRKYYVPANMTVAIVGDVKAKEIVPILDKYFGRLPKAPKPDPLRTVEPPQIAEKTIVIPDKAQPVYVEGYHKPASGHPDDAVFQAMSDILSSGRTSRLYRSLVRDKKLAAQTGAFPGYPGDKYPNLMLFFAIPAPGATNPQVQEAIREEIAKIQSEPVTDEELARVKTQAKANLIRGLDDNQGLAIQLASAQARYGDWREIFRSVEKIDKVTKEDILRVAKATFVKNNRTVAMLENSDAAASN